A single genomic interval of Coccidioides posadasii str. Silveira chromosome 1, complete sequence harbors:
- a CDS encoding uncharacterized protein (SECRETED:SignalP(1-21)) yields MLIIHTYIFFLSVLFSTLVAGVPHIPRKQIVGASASAPISTLYISKAQPPYPFKNRTILKTIRDSLTGRLPFPICAKGAAEFQYQLAKTSIDYACKNSKAWNYSIVPPISLGNGKTADGKTKTIGLSADQGMNGTSNKFWLGIHHATHRCTGPLKFAVGNSDQEKRDHCIARFRRIIDRCRTDGNSGGYLRDGCAVYTVKALPQDETLTDSWWPKLGDFKCKPSDGADRGKCTCWFSNYPWSTDTFKMPNNGDCTNVDRTQLA; encoded by the coding sequence ATGCTCATCATACACACCTAcatctttttcttgtctgTGCTATTCAGCACCCTGGTGGCCGGAGTGCCCCATATCCCTCGAAAACAGATTGTCGGAGCGTCCGCCTCTGCCCCGATATCAACCCTTTACATCTCAAAAGCTCAACCCCCGTACCCGTTCAAGAACCGGACCATCCTAAAAACCATTCGCGATAGCTTGACAGGTCGATTGCCTTTCCCAATTTGTGCGAAAGGAGCTGCCGAGTTTCAGTACCAGTTAGCTAAGACCTCTATCGATTACGCCTGCAAGAACTCCAAAGCATGGAACTATTCCATCGTTCCGCCAATATCTTTAGGCAATGGAAAAACAGCCGACGGCAAGACAAAAACGATCGGTCTCAGTGCTGACCAAGGAATGAATGGCACCTCTAATAAATTCTGGCTCGGCATCCACCACGCAACCCATAGATGTACCGGTCCATTGAAGTTCGCTGTCGGCAACTCCGATCAGGAGAAACGCGACCACTGCATCGCCCGCTTCCGCAGGATAATCGACAGGTGCCGCACGGACGGAAACAGCGGTGGCTACCTCAGAGATGGTTGTGCTGTGTATACTGTCAAGGCTCTTCCCCAGGATGAGACACTCACTGACAGCTGGTGGCCGAAACTGGGGGATTTCAAGTGCAAGCCGTCTGACGGGGCCGATCGGGGGAAATGTACTTGTTGGTTTTCAAATTATCCCTGGTCAACGGACACTTTCAAGATGCCGAACAACGGCGACTGTACAAATGTGGACAGAACTCAGTTGGCATAA